A window of Rhododendron vialii isolate Sample 1 chromosome 11a, ASM3025357v1 contains these coding sequences:
- the LOC131306556 gene encoding very-long-chain aldehyde decarbonylase GL1-9-like, whose amino-acid sequence MVFWEGYASDEAMGTFAPIVVYWLYAGFYQVLPPLDNYRLHTRKEEEERNLVPLRSVVKGVLLQQLVQATVAHGLFLVTSQASSSGVTLQPTLPVQILQIAIAMLVMDTWQYFVHRYMHQNKFLYRHIHSQHHKLVVPYAIGALYNHPLEGLLLDTFGGAISFLVSGMTARTAVIFFCFAVIKTVDDHCGLWLPGNIFHLFFQNNTAYHDIHHQLQGTKYNYSQPFFPIWDKLLGTHMPYRLVKRAEGGFEARVVKD is encoded by the exons ATGGTGTTCTGGGAGGGTTACGCGAGTGATGAAGCCATGGGGACGTTCGCCCCAATTGTGGTGTACTGGCTGTACGCGGGGTTTTATCAGGTGTTGCCGCCGCTAGACAACTACCGTCTGCACACCaggaaggaggaagaagagaggaaCTTGGTGCCGTTGCGGTCCGTCGTCAAGGGTGTTTTACTACAGCAGCTTGTTCAGGCCACCGTTGCTCATGGGCTCTTCTTG GTAACCTCACAGGCAAGTTCTTCTGGAGTTACACTTCAGCCCACTCTTCCAGTCCAAATTCTGCAGATTGCCATAGCTATGCTGGTCATGGACACCTGGCAGTATTTCGTGCACCGATACATGCACCAGAACAAATTCTTGTACCGTCACATCCACTcccaacaccataaattggttGTCCCTTACGCAATCGGGGCCCTCTACAATCACCCGCTTGAGGGTCTTCTCCTCGACACGTTTGGTGGGGCCATCTCCTTCCTCGTCTCTGGAATGACCGCACGGACAGCTGTGATTTTCTTCTGCTTTGCGGTGATCAAAACCGTTGATGACCACTGCGGACTATGGTTGCCTGGTAATATCTTCCATCTCTTTTTCCAGAACAACACTGCTTATCATGACATCCATCATCAACTCCAGGGCACAAAGTACAACTACTCTCAGCCTTTCTTTCCAATTTGGGATAAACTTCTTGGAACCCACATGCCTTATAGGCTTGTAAAGCGTGCCGAAGGGGGTTTCGAGGCTAGAGTAGTGAAAGACTAG
- the LOC131306557 gene encoding cleavage stimulating factor 64 isoform X2, with amino-acid sequence MATSQHRCVFVGNIPYDATEEQLIQICEEVGPVVSFRLVIDRETGKPKGYGFCEYKDEETALSARRNLQGYEINGRQLRVDFAENDKNTDKSREQGRGGPGMVANVGPQKQFGGPAIGADSAFQQPIGLQVAMAAATFMAGVLGGAQASRELNLNGLQGQAASYSDPLTLHLAKMSRNQLNEVMSELKVMATQSKEQAHQLLLASPILPKALFQAQIMLGMVTSQMLQMPNIRQASGPLAQPLSQGGPHGQQPVVPMQNKMQFGLIPREQESQVSSLHPNSLARNQYSSVPQLPTQPRVQLPQPVQSQVVEQSTLPNYSGISIIPSVRPPPVGSVSFRPQIPEVTSFYEKQQTKPPLLQHGGEGRGTNSGHTSHPIAPNATFQTSLLTHPLLPNQNFQPGTSASSSIPEKANIFNTSDQMSRPSKLMKLDVGRSTLAVGANVTPSLSGPSGDSGANLYENQIPKAEAAPNSQKKVNQLQLPPEVESTLLQQVLNLTPEQLSSLPPDQQQQVIQLQQMLR; translated from the exons ATGGCCACTTCTCAGCATCGCTGCGTTTTTG TTGGAAACATACCCTATGATGCCACTGAGGAGCAGCTTATACAAATCTGCGAGGAGGTTGGGCCTGTTGTGTCCTTCAG ATTAGTTATTGATAGAGAAACAGGGAAACCGAAAGGCTATGGGTTCTGTGAATATAAAGATGAAGAGACAGCTTTAAGTGCTCGCCGTAATCTTCAGGGGTATGAGATCAATGGTCGGCAATTGAGAGTTGATTTTGccgaaaatgataaaaatactGATAAAAGTCGGGAACAG GGTCGTGGTGGACCTGGTATGGTTGCAAATGTTG GGCCTCAAAAGCAATTTGGTGGTCCGGCGATTGGCGCGGATTCTGCTTTCCAACAGCCAATTGGTCTCCAAGTAGCAATGGCTGCTGCAACTTTTATGGCGGGAGTGCTTGGGGGTGCTCAGGCTAGTAGGGAGTTAAATCTAAATGGTTTGCAAGGTCAGGCAGCATCATATAGTGATCCTTTAACCCTTCATCTTGCCAAAATGTCACGGAACCAGCTAAATGAGGTCATGTCTGAGCTTAAG GTAATGGCTACGCAAAGCAAGGAACAAGCCCATCAACTATTGCTTGCGAGCCCAATTTTGCCAAAAGCTCTTTTCCAG GCACAGATAATGCTCGGAATGGTTACCTCGCAAATG TTGCAGATGCCAAATATCCGGCAGGCTTCAGGTCCACTTGCTCAGCCTTTATCTCAAGGTGGCCCTCATGGTCAGCAACCAGTGGTTCCTATGCAGAATAAGATGCAGTTTGGCTTGATTCCTCGAGAACAAGAGTCTCAAGTGTCTTCCCTGCATCCAAATTCTTTGGCTCGCAACCAGTATTCTTCTGTCCCACAACTTCCTACACAGCCTCGAGTTCAGCTTCCACAGCCAGTCCAGAGCCAAGTTGTGGAGCAAAGCACATTGCCCAACTACTCCGGAATTTCAATAATTCCATCCGTACGCCCACCGCCTGTGGGAAGTGTGTCTTTTAGACCACAAATTCCGGAGGTGACTTCATTTTATGAGAAGCAACAGACAAAACCACCTTTGTTACAACATGGAGGAGAGGGCAGAGGTACTAATTCAGGGCATACAAGTCATCCGATTGCTCCAAATGCAACCTTTCAGACTTCCCTTTTAACACATCCTCTGTTACCAAATCAGAATTTCCAG CCTGGCACCTCTGCATCTTCGAGCATTCCTGAGAAGGCAAACATATTCAACACTTCAGATCAGATGAGTCGACCTTCAAAGCTGATGAAATTAGATGTAGGAAGAAGTACCTTGGCGGTTGGTGCAAATGTGACACCATCTTTATCTGGACCATCCGGAGATTCTGGTGCTAACTTGTACGAAAATCAAATCCCTAAAGCAGAAGCAGCTCCAAATTCTCAGAAGAAAGTTAATCAG TTGCAGCTTCCTCCTGAGGTGGAGTCCACCTTGTTGCAGCAAGTGCTGAATCTCACACCGGAGCAGTTGAGTTCACTGCCTCCAGATCAGCAGCAACAAGTCATTCAACTCCAGCAGATGCTCCGGTGA
- the LOC131306557 gene encoding cleavage stimulating factor 64 isoform X3 yields the protein MATSQHRCVFVGNIPYDATEEQLIQICEEVGPVVSFRLVIDRETGKPKGYGFCEYKDEETALSARRNLQGYEINGRQLRVDFAENDKNTDKSREQGRGGPGMVANVGPQKQFGGPAIGADSAFQQPIGLQVAMAAATFMAGVLGGAQASRELNLNGLQGQAASYSDPLTLHLAKMSRNQLNEVMSELKVMATQSKEQAHQLLLASPILPKALFQAQIMLGMVTSQMLQMPNIRQASGPLAQPLSQGGPHGQQPVVPMQNKMQFGLIPREQESQVSSLHPNSLARNQYSSVPQLPTQPRVQLPQPVQSQVVEQSTLPNYSGISIIPSVRPPPVGSVSFRPQIPEVTSFYEKQQTKPPLLQHGGEGRGTNSGHTSHPIAPNATFQTSLLTHPLLPNQNFQPGTSASSSIPEKANIFNTSDQMSRPSKLMKLDVGRSTLAVGANVTPSLSGPSGDSGANLYENQIPKAEAAPNSQKKVNQLPPEVESTLLQQVLNLTPEQLSSLPPDQQQQVIQLQQMLR from the exons ATGGCCACTTCTCAGCATCGCTGCGTTTTTG TTGGAAACATACCCTATGATGCCACTGAGGAGCAGCTTATACAAATCTGCGAGGAGGTTGGGCCTGTTGTGTCCTTCAG ATTAGTTATTGATAGAGAAACAGGGAAACCGAAAGGCTATGGGTTCTGTGAATATAAAGATGAAGAGACAGCTTTAAGTGCTCGCCGTAATCTTCAGGGGTATGAGATCAATGGTCGGCAATTGAGAGTTGATTTTGccgaaaatgataaaaatactGATAAAAGTCGGGAACAG GGTCGTGGTGGACCTGGTATGGTTGCAAATGTTG GGCCTCAAAAGCAATTTGGTGGTCCGGCGATTGGCGCGGATTCTGCTTTCCAACAGCCAATTGGTCTCCAAGTAGCAATGGCTGCTGCAACTTTTATGGCGGGAGTGCTTGGGGGTGCTCAGGCTAGTAGGGAGTTAAATCTAAATGGTTTGCAAGGTCAGGCAGCATCATATAGTGATCCTTTAACCCTTCATCTTGCCAAAATGTCACGGAACCAGCTAAATGAGGTCATGTCTGAGCTTAAG GTAATGGCTACGCAAAGCAAGGAACAAGCCCATCAACTATTGCTTGCGAGCCCAATTTTGCCAAAAGCTCTTTTCCAG GCACAGATAATGCTCGGAATGGTTACCTCGCAAATG TTGCAGATGCCAAATATCCGGCAGGCTTCAGGTCCACTTGCTCAGCCTTTATCTCAAGGTGGCCCTCATGGTCAGCAACCAGTGGTTCCTATGCAGAATAAGATGCAGTTTGGCTTGATTCCTCGAGAACAAGAGTCTCAAGTGTCTTCCCTGCATCCAAATTCTTTGGCTCGCAACCAGTATTCTTCTGTCCCACAACTTCCTACACAGCCTCGAGTTCAGCTTCCACAGCCAGTCCAGAGCCAAGTTGTGGAGCAAAGCACATTGCCCAACTACTCCGGAATTTCAATAATTCCATCCGTACGCCCACCGCCTGTGGGAAGTGTGTCTTTTAGACCACAAATTCCGGAGGTGACTTCATTTTATGAGAAGCAACAGACAAAACCACCTTTGTTACAACATGGAGGAGAGGGCAGAGGTACTAATTCAGGGCATACAAGTCATCCGATTGCTCCAAATGCAACCTTTCAGACTTCCCTTTTAACACATCCTCTGTTACCAAATCAGAATTTCCAG CCTGGCACCTCTGCATCTTCGAGCATTCCTGAGAAGGCAAACATATTCAACACTTCAGATCAGATGAGTCGACCTTCAAAGCTGATGAAATTAGATGTAGGAAGAAGTACCTTGGCGGTTGGTGCAAATGTGACACCATCTTTATCTGGACCATCCGGAGATTCTGGTGCTAACTTGTACGAAAATCAAATCCCTAAAGCAGAAGCAGCTCCAAATTCTCAGAAGAAAGTTAATCAG CTTCCTCCTGAGGTGGAGTCCACCTTGTTGCAGCAAGTGCTGAATCTCACACCGGAGCAGTTGAGTTCACTGCCTCCAGATCAGCAGCAACAAGTCATTCAACTCCAGCAGATGCTCCGGTGA
- the LOC131306557 gene encoding cleavage stimulating factor 64 isoform X1, with amino-acid sequence MATSQHRCVFVGNIPYDATEEQLIQICEEVGPVVSFRLVIDRETGKPKGYGFCEYKDEETALSARRNLQGYEINGRQLRVDFAENDKNTDKSREQGRGGPGMVANVGPQKQFGGPAIGADSAFQQPIGLQVAMAAATFMAGVLGGAQASRELNLNGLQGQAASYSDPLTLHLAKMSRNQLNEVMSELKVMATQSKEQAHQLLLASPILPKALFQAQIMLGMVTSQMLQMPNIRQASGPLAQPLSQGGPHGQQPVVPMQNKMQFGLIPREQESQVSSLHPNSLARNQYSSVPQLPTQPRVQLPQPVQSQVVEQSTLPNYSGISIIPSVRPPPVGSVSFRPQIPEVTSFYEKQQTKPPLLQHGGEGRGTNSGHTSHPIAPNATFQTSLLTHPLLPNQNFQPGTSASSSIPEKANIFNTSDQMSRPSKLMKLDVGRSTLAVGANVTPSLSGPSGDSGANLYENQIPKAEAAPNSQKKVNQLFFPLLQLQLPPEVESTLLQQVLNLTPEQLSSLPPDQQQQVIQLQQMLR; translated from the exons ATGGCCACTTCTCAGCATCGCTGCGTTTTTG TTGGAAACATACCCTATGATGCCACTGAGGAGCAGCTTATACAAATCTGCGAGGAGGTTGGGCCTGTTGTGTCCTTCAG ATTAGTTATTGATAGAGAAACAGGGAAACCGAAAGGCTATGGGTTCTGTGAATATAAAGATGAAGAGACAGCTTTAAGTGCTCGCCGTAATCTTCAGGGGTATGAGATCAATGGTCGGCAATTGAGAGTTGATTTTGccgaaaatgataaaaatactGATAAAAGTCGGGAACAG GGTCGTGGTGGACCTGGTATGGTTGCAAATGTTG GGCCTCAAAAGCAATTTGGTGGTCCGGCGATTGGCGCGGATTCTGCTTTCCAACAGCCAATTGGTCTCCAAGTAGCAATGGCTGCTGCAACTTTTATGGCGGGAGTGCTTGGGGGTGCTCAGGCTAGTAGGGAGTTAAATCTAAATGGTTTGCAAGGTCAGGCAGCATCATATAGTGATCCTTTAACCCTTCATCTTGCCAAAATGTCACGGAACCAGCTAAATGAGGTCATGTCTGAGCTTAAG GTAATGGCTACGCAAAGCAAGGAACAAGCCCATCAACTATTGCTTGCGAGCCCAATTTTGCCAAAAGCTCTTTTCCAG GCACAGATAATGCTCGGAATGGTTACCTCGCAAATG TTGCAGATGCCAAATATCCGGCAGGCTTCAGGTCCACTTGCTCAGCCTTTATCTCAAGGTGGCCCTCATGGTCAGCAACCAGTGGTTCCTATGCAGAATAAGATGCAGTTTGGCTTGATTCCTCGAGAACAAGAGTCTCAAGTGTCTTCCCTGCATCCAAATTCTTTGGCTCGCAACCAGTATTCTTCTGTCCCACAACTTCCTACACAGCCTCGAGTTCAGCTTCCACAGCCAGTCCAGAGCCAAGTTGTGGAGCAAAGCACATTGCCCAACTACTCCGGAATTTCAATAATTCCATCCGTACGCCCACCGCCTGTGGGAAGTGTGTCTTTTAGACCACAAATTCCGGAGGTGACTTCATTTTATGAGAAGCAACAGACAAAACCACCTTTGTTACAACATGGAGGAGAGGGCAGAGGTACTAATTCAGGGCATACAAGTCATCCGATTGCTCCAAATGCAACCTTTCAGACTTCCCTTTTAACACATCCTCTGTTACCAAATCAGAATTTCCAG CCTGGCACCTCTGCATCTTCGAGCATTCCTGAGAAGGCAAACATATTCAACACTTCAGATCAGATGAGTCGACCTTCAAAGCTGATGAAATTAGATGTAGGAAGAAGTACCTTGGCGGTTGGTGCAAATGTGACACCATCTTTATCTGGACCATCCGGAGATTCTGGTGCTAACTTGTACGAAAATCAAATCCCTAAAGCAGAAGCAGCTCCAAATTCTCAGAAGAAAGTTAATCAG ttgttttttcctcttctaCAGTTGCAGCTTCCTCCTGAGGTGGAGTCCACCTTGTTGCAGCAAGTGCTGAATCTCACACCGGAGCAGTTGAGTTCACTGCCTCCAGATCAGCAGCAACAAGTCATTCAACTCCAGCAGATGCTCCGGTGA
- the LOC131306558 gene encoding shikimate kinase 3, chloroplastic-like isoform X1, producing MEVAAAAGCGANLQFSSPWIWSYKVEGRFPRISQQCTGGHSTELQRRRSEWTRRGGRVSLTVSNACKGSPQQAPSVQSGNIYTSFDCKWLLKKKGEEVTSDLNGRCIFLVGMMGCGKTTVGKVLSEALAYSFVDSDKYVEEAVGGSPVAQIIKQFGESSFRDYESKALMNLSLMSRQVVATGGGAVTLPINWKCMKEGVSVYLDVPLDALARRIAAAGTDSRPLLTFESEDAYTKAFMSLFTLLKKRRCSYSNADVTVSLQNIAANLGLEDLLDITPTAIALEVLIQIENFLHRNKCMSIRI from the exons ATGGAGGTTGCTGCTGCTGCCGGGTGTGGAGCGAATCTGCAGTTTTCGTCGCCGTGGATCTGGTCGTATAAGGTCGAGGGAAGATTTCCGAGGATTTCTCAACAATGTACTGGAGGACATTCGACTGAATTGCAAAGGAGGAGAAGCGAGTGGACTCGGCGTGGTGGACGGGTTTCTTTGACGGTTTCAAATGCTTGTAAGGGTTCTCCTCAACAAG CTCCCTCAGTGCAATCAGGGAATATTTACACTTCTTTTGACTGCAAGTGGTTGTTAAAG AAAAAGGGAGAGGAGGTCACCTCAGACTTGAATGGTCGTTGTATATTCCTTGTTG GGATGATGGGCTGCGGAAAAACAACAGTGGGCAAAGTTTTGTCTGAAGCACTAGCTTATTCTTTTGTTGACAG TGACAAATATGTAGAGGAGGCTGTGGGTGGAAGTCCTGTTGCTCAAATCATTAAGCAGTTTGGTGAGAGTTCCTTTAGAGACTATGAG AGTAAAGCGCTGATGAACTTGTCTTTGATGTCTCGGCAAGTTGTTGCCACCGGTGGTGGTGCAGTGACTCTTCCTATTAACTG GAAGTGCATGAAGGAGGGAGTCAGTGTCTATCTAGATGTTCCCTTGGATGCCTTGGCCCGCAGAATAGCTGCTGCAGGCACTGATTCTCGTCCTCTCTTGACTTTTGAATCAGAGGATGCTTACACAAAG GCTTTCATGAGTTTGTTCActcttttgaaaaagagaagGTGCTCATATTCCAATGCAGATGTTACGGTTTCCCTTCAAA atATTGCAGCAAATCTAGGTCTCGAAGATTTATTGGATATCACGCCAACTGCTATAGCACTAGAG GTACTCATTCAAATCGAGAACTTTCTGCATCGCAACAAATGCATGTCCATCCGAATCTGA
- the LOC131306558 gene encoding shikimate kinase 2, chloroplastic-like isoform X2 translates to MKPESSSSLSPQSPSVQSGNIYTSFDCKWLLKKKGEEVTSDLNGRCIFLVGMMGCGKTTVGKVLSEALAYSFVDSDKYVEEAVGGSPVAQIIKQFGESSFRDYESKALMNLSLMSRQVVATGGGAVTLPINWKCMKEGVSVYLDVPLDALARRIAAAGTDSRPLLTFESEDAYTKAFMSLFTLLKKRRCSYSNADVTVSLQNIAANLGLEDLLDITPTAIALEVLIQIENFLHRNKCMSIRI, encoded by the exons ATGAAACCGGAATCAAgttcttctctctccccccaat CTCCCTCAGTGCAATCAGGGAATATTTACACTTCTTTTGACTGCAAGTGGTTGTTAAAG AAAAAGGGAGAGGAGGTCACCTCAGACTTGAATGGTCGTTGTATATTCCTTGTTG GGATGATGGGCTGCGGAAAAACAACAGTGGGCAAAGTTTTGTCTGAAGCACTAGCTTATTCTTTTGTTGACAG TGACAAATATGTAGAGGAGGCTGTGGGTGGAAGTCCTGTTGCTCAAATCATTAAGCAGTTTGGTGAGAGTTCCTTTAGAGACTATGAG AGTAAAGCGCTGATGAACTTGTCTTTGATGTCTCGGCAAGTTGTTGCCACCGGTGGTGGTGCAGTGACTCTTCCTATTAACTG GAAGTGCATGAAGGAGGGAGTCAGTGTCTATCTAGATGTTCCCTTGGATGCCTTGGCCCGCAGAATAGCTGCTGCAGGCACTGATTCTCGTCCTCTCTTGACTTTTGAATCAGAGGATGCTTACACAAAG GCTTTCATGAGTTTGTTCActcttttgaaaaagagaagGTGCTCATATTCCAATGCAGATGTTACGGTTTCCCTTCAAA atATTGCAGCAAATCTAGGTCTCGAAGATTTATTGGATATCACGCCAACTGCTATAGCACTAGAG GTACTCATTCAAATCGAGAACTTTCTGCATCGCAACAAATGCATGTCCATCCGAATCTGA
- the LOC131306558 gene encoding shikimate kinase 2, chloroplastic-like isoform X3: MKPESTPSVQSGNIYTSFDCKWLLKKKGEEVTSDLNGRCIFLVGMMGCGKTTVGKVLSEALAYSFVDSDKYVEEAVGGSPVAQIIKQFGESSFRDYESKALMNLSLMSRQVVATGGGAVTLPINWKCMKEGVSVYLDVPLDALARRIAAAGTDSRPLLTFESEDAYTKAFMSLFTLLKKRRCSYSNADVTVSLQNIAANLGLEDLLDITPTAIALEVLIQIENFLHRNKCMSIRI, from the exons ATGAAACCGGAATCAA CTCCCTCAGTGCAATCAGGGAATATTTACACTTCTTTTGACTGCAAGTGGTTGTTAAAG AAAAAGGGAGAGGAGGTCACCTCAGACTTGAATGGTCGTTGTATATTCCTTGTTG GGATGATGGGCTGCGGAAAAACAACAGTGGGCAAAGTTTTGTCTGAAGCACTAGCTTATTCTTTTGTTGACAG TGACAAATATGTAGAGGAGGCTGTGGGTGGAAGTCCTGTTGCTCAAATCATTAAGCAGTTTGGTGAGAGTTCCTTTAGAGACTATGAG AGTAAAGCGCTGATGAACTTGTCTTTGATGTCTCGGCAAGTTGTTGCCACCGGTGGTGGTGCAGTGACTCTTCCTATTAACTG GAAGTGCATGAAGGAGGGAGTCAGTGTCTATCTAGATGTTCCCTTGGATGCCTTGGCCCGCAGAATAGCTGCTGCAGGCACTGATTCTCGTCCTCTCTTGACTTTTGAATCAGAGGATGCTTACACAAAG GCTTTCATGAGTTTGTTCActcttttgaaaaagagaagGTGCTCATATTCCAATGCAGATGTTACGGTTTCCCTTCAAA atATTGCAGCAAATCTAGGTCTCGAAGATTTATTGGATATCACGCCAACTGCTATAGCACTAGAG GTACTCATTCAAATCGAGAACTTTCTGCATCGCAACAAATGCATGTCCATCCGAATCTGA